From a single Pseudoliparis swirei isolate HS2019 ecotype Mariana Trench chromosome 12, NWPU_hadal_v1, whole genome shotgun sequence genomic region:
- the mtmr9 gene encoding myotubularin-related protein 9, with product MEFAELIKTPRVDGVILHRPFMPTVEGTLCLTGHHLILSSRQDNTEELWLLHSNIDSIEKRFVGSLGSIIVKCKDLRVIQLDIPGMEECLNIASSVEALSTLDILSLMYPFFYRPMFEVIEDGWNSFLPEDAFKDLETMTDEWRLSEVNKDFTVCPSYPPLVAVPKDVDDDTLRKVATFRHSGRFPVLSYYHKKNGMVMMRAGQPLTGTNGRRCKEDEKLINATLRPGKRGYIIDTRTINVAQQAKARGGGFESEANYPQWRRIHKAIERSNILQESLIKLVEACNDQSHSMDRWLSKLEASNWQTHVKEILTTACLAAQCIDREGASVLVHGTEGTDSTLQVTSLAQIILDPACRTIRGFQGLVEREWLQAGHPFHHRCAQSAFSNSKPRQEAPVFLLFLDCVWQILHQFPCSFEFSESFLVLLFDHAYASQFGTFLGNSTAERAKLSLPEKTVSLWSWVNRPQELERLTNPLYEANSLVIWPSVAPQSLLLWEGVFLRWNRSSKCLDEAYEEMVHIIEYNKELQNKVNSLRRQLAQLETEDPLLQTPE from the exons ATGGAGTTTGCAGAGTTGATAAAGACACCCAGGGTGGACGGGGTCATCCTCCATCGGCCTTTCATGCCCACTGTGGAGGGGACACTGTGCTTGACTGGTCACCACCTGATTCTCTCCTCCAGACAGGACAACACTGAGGAGCTGTGGCTGCTTCACTCAAACATCGACTCCATTGAGAAAAG ATTTGTGGGCTCCCTGGGAAGCATCATCGTCAAATGCAAAGACCTGAGGGTGATCCAACTCGACATTCCTGGCATGGAGGAGTGTCTCAACATTGCCAGTTCTGTTGAG GCTCTGTCCACGCTTGACATACTCTCCCTGATGTATCCTTTCTTCTACCGGCCCATGTTTGAAGTCATAGAAGATGGCTGGAATTCATTTCTTCCAGAGGATGCCTTTAAAGATTTGGAGACCATG ACCGATGAATGGCGACTGAGTGAAGTCAACAAGGACTTCACTGTATGTCCATCATACCCCCCTTTAGTGGCAGTGCCCAAAGATGTCGATGACGACACACTCAGGAAAGTAGCCACCTTCCGTCACAGCGGCCGTTTTCCGGTGCTTAGCTACTACCACAAGAAGAATGGCATG GTGATGATGCGAGCAGGGCAGCCTCTGACGGGCACCAATGGACGACGCTGTAAGGAAGACGAGAAGCTGATCAATGCCACACTGCGACCGGGAAAACGTGGCTACATCATCGACACTCGCACCATCAATGTTGCCCAGCAGGCCAAAGCTCGAGGTGGAGGGTTCGAGTCTGAGGCTAACTACCCCCAATGGAGGAGGATTCACAAGGCAATTGAAAG GTCTAATATCCTCCAAGAGAGCCTGATAAAACTGGTAGAGGCCTGTAACGACCAGTCCCACAGCATGGACCGCTGGTTAAGCAAGCTCGAGGCTTCCAACTGGCAGACTCATGTCAAGGAGATCCTCACCACCGCCTGCCTGGCTGCCCAGTGTATCGACAG GGAGGGAGCGTCGGTCCTCGTTCACGGCACAGAGGGGACAGATTCCACCCTGCAGGTGACCTCCTTGGCTCAGATCATCCTTGATCCGGCCTGCAGGACCATCAGAGGCTTCCAGGGCCTGGTGGAGCGAGAGTGGCTCCAG GCGGGTCACCCGTTCCACCACCGCTGCGCCCAGTCGGCCTTCTCCAACAGCAAGCCTCGTCAAGAGGCtcccgtcttcctcctcttcttggacTGCGTGTGGCAGATCCTTCACCAGTTTCCATGTTCCTTTGAATTCAGCGAGAGCTTCCTGGTGCTGCTCTTTGATCACGCCTATGCTTCTCAGTTTGGCACCTTCCTGGGCAACAGTACAGCTGAGCG AGCCAAACTGTCTTTGCCTGAGAAGACTGTGTCCCTTTGGTCGTGGGTGAACCGGCCACAAGAACTGGAGCGTCTGACCAACCCACTCTACGAGGCCAACAGTCTTGTGATCTGGCCCTCTGTGGCCCCTCAGAGTCTTCTGCTGTGGGAag GAGTCTTCCTCCGTTGGAACCGCTCCTCCAAGTGTTTGGACGAGGCCTACGAGGAAATGGTTCATATAATCGAATACAACAAGGAGCTTCAGAACAAGGTTAACAGCCTGCGCAGGCAGCTGGCCCAGCTGGAAACTGAAGATCCTCTGCTGCAGACGCccgagtga